One region of Dysidea avara chromosome 1, odDysAvar1.4, whole genome shotgun sequence genomic DNA includes:
- the LOC136242027 gene encoding uncharacterized protein — METHYLLVLLLLLITLHNSQGLIIHPPQDVTICARDDVNITCGHNYTASLTPLWRINGLAISGSRIGTNNTFEMPVVADNIDTVLTVYSANVILNQTKFQCEFTFLPPGQSSVGILTVMGPPTLPVIKVLERRLTSLVISWDTLSHTSCGDVTYNVTLSDGTAELVEERTTTSNTISFTDLDNDTQYEVTVLAINNAGPATVVTTNVTTLTPSVPSPPSDLAVSLKFVDYRPIVTISWNVSSLSHNMTEVEALNVSLTGEDDITTTFEVSPNTTTFQIYQDTFTDVMLHLIFFTPVYHPGYPRGSGTKHNKSNYVELARFDDQRLTVMPVPVPEVTYSDVKVDLSIVTPGEVKDLLWSSSDHTRKFP; from the exons ATGGAGACACATTATCTACTtgttttgttgttattgttgatcACACTACACAACTCACAAG GTCTTATTATCCACCCACCTCAAGATGTTACAATATGTGCTAGAGATGATGTTAATATCACTTGTGGACATAACTATACTGCATCGTTGACTCCTCTGTGGAGAATAAATGGACTAGCAATTTCTGGTAGTAGAATTGGGACTAACAACACATTTGAGATGCCAGTGGTAGCTGATAATATTGATACAGTATTGACAGTGTATTCTGCAAATGTAATATTGAATCAAACTAAATTTCAGTGTGAATTTACATTCCTACCTCCTGGACAGAGTTCAGTTGGCATTCTAACAGTGATGG GTCCCCCAACCCTACCAGTTATCAAGGTATTAGAAAGGAGACTGACCTCACTGGTAATATCATGGGACACACTCAGCCATACCTCATGTGGTGATGTGACATACAATGTGACCTTATCTGATGGGACAGCAGAACTGGTGGAGGAGAGAACCACTACTAGTAATACTATCAGTTTCACTGATCTTGATAATGATACTCAATATGAAGTGACAGTGTTGGCTATTAACAATGCTGGACCAGCAACTGTTGTTACTACTAATGTAACCACCTTAACTCCTTCAG TACCTTCTCCTCCGAGTGATTTGGCAGTAAGCTTGAAGTTTGTTGATTACAGGCCTATTGTTACCATATCTTGGAAt GTATCATCATTGTCACATAACATGACTGAGGTGGAGGCCTTAAATGTCTCTTTGACTGGTGAAGATGATATAACAACAACCTTTGAAGTATCACCTAATACAACTACCTTCCAAAT CTACCAAGACACTTTCACTGATGTGATGTTGCATCTCATTTTCTTTACTCCAGTCTACCATCCTGGCTATCCGCGGGGCAGTGGGACT AAACATAACAAGAGCAACTATGTGGAGTTGGCACGTTTTGATGACCAGAGACTCACAGTCATGCCTGTACCAGTACCTGAAGTGACTTATTCAGATGTGAAGGTTGACTTGAG TATAGTGACACCTGGTGAAGTGAAAGATTTGTTGTGGTCGTCAAGTGATCACACCAGGAAATTCCCCTGA
- the LOC136267125 gene encoding E3 ubiquitin-protein ligase TRIM71-like isoform X1 codes for MLMKKRSRLEPVMKEQREVEYEEVERLCEEVTKLGGFLPLDPSKCEMTFPTAMTIMTKETSLMVTLRDVNGDIVDDKNSEINVSVTTKTGEAIVVGPVKDVSGGNYTVSFTPRTPGDHMISIVIDGQHIPGSPHKISAVLRDYSKMREGHCQAMTHYGGSKFGGLTDVAIGVNNVVIIVDDTSKCVIVLDCNFALLAVIGQGSGDNRLVRPCGVAVSKDNIIAISDCSSHQVKKYSLRGELLSIIGNNRGNNNGQFNDPRGLVFSSNKMLYVVDGWNHRVQVFQQDDKFAFTFGSEGSNPGQFQFPVRIAIDTDNRVLVSDLSGNHISLFSHTGSFISRITCDRPYAITVSPDGHIIAGCSGDRNKIRVWSPTHQLIEQFGKMGSQQGEFKDINGIAINYSTGSVYVVEYSNKRLQVIS; via the exons ATGTTAATGAAGAAGAGATCAAGACTGGAACCAGTAATGAAGGAACAAAGAGAAGTTGAGTATGAAGAAGTGGAACGTCTTTGTGAGGAGGTGACCAAGTTGGGAGGATTTCTACCTCTGGACCCCAGCAAGTGTGAAATGACCTTCCCTACAGCAATGACAATAATGACCAAAGAGACGTCACTAATGGTAACACTTAGAGATGTCAATGGTGACATTGTTGATGATAAGAATAGTGAGATAAATGTATCCGTGACCACCAAAACTGGAGAAGCCATAGTAGTGGGACCAGTCAAGGATGTTAGTGGTGGAAACTACACAGTATCCTTCACTCCCAGGACACCTGGAGATCACATGATATCAATTGTAATTGATGGACAACACATCCCAGGCAGTCCTCACAA GATATCAGCTGTACTGAGAGACTACAGCAAGATGAGAGAAGGACACTGCCAAGCGATGACTCATTATGGAGGGAGCAAGTTTGGTGGACTCACTGATGTTGCTATAGGAGTTAATAATGTAGTCATCATTGTTGATGATACTAGCAAGTGTGTAATTGTGCTGGACTGTAACTTTGCCTTATTAGCAGTGATTGGACAAGGAAGTGGTGACAACAGATTGGTTAGGCCTTGTGGTGTAGCAGTCAGTAAGGATAACATCATAGCTATTAGTGACTGTAGTAGTCATCAAGTGAAGAAGTATTCCCTACGAGGAGAACTCTTATCAATAATTGGTAACAATAGAGGGAACAACAATGGCCAGTTTAATGATCCTAGGGGACTAGTCTTCAGTAGTAATAAAATGTTGTATGTTGTAGATGGGTGGAATCACAGGGTCCAGGTATTCCAACAAGATGATAAATTTGCGTTTACATTTGGCAGTGAAGGGTCCAACCCTGGACAATTTCAGTTTCCTGTTAGAATAGCAATTGATACTGACAATAGAGTATTAGTTAGTGACCTTTCTGGTAATCATATTAGTCTCTTCAGTCATACTGGCAGTTTTATTAGTAGGATAACATGTGATAGACCATATGCCATTACTGTTAGCCCTGATGGTCACATCATAGCTGGTTGTAGTGGTGATAGGAATAAAATTAGAGTATGGAGCCCCACCCATCAGTTAATAGAACAGTTTGGAAAGATGGGATCTCAACAAGGAGAATTTAAGGATATTAATGGTATAGCAATAAACTATTCTACTGGTAGTGTTTATGTTGTGGAGTACTCCAACAAGAGACTACAAGTTATCAGTTAA